The following nucleotide sequence is from Carnobacterium viridans.
ATACGAAATGATTGCGCAAGGTGGAGGAGAATTTAGAAATATGCACCGTTGTGCAGGAGAATGGATTACTCTTCACAGTATGCGTGTCTTTTCTGACCAATTAGTAAATAAATATAACTTTAGTATTCCCGAACAAGACTGGACCGTTCCAATGAACCAATTTCCTACGTATCCAAATAGTAAAGCATTGTTGTTTAAAGAATAATTTAAAAATAAAAGTTTGGTAGAGAGCTCCCGATAAAATGGTACCCATGTCAAGGACACAATAAAAAAAGAGATTAAGCTGCTTGAAGATGCCTCCTATATTGAATAGGGGTCATCTTTTTTAAATTCCATTGATAACGGTAATTGTTAGAGTAACGTAAGCGCCTAATAGAAAGGTACCTAGAAAATGAAAAAGAGGCTGGGACAAAAGGTCTCTCAAAAAAATACACTCCCAAAACTATGAACTATTTTGTTCAGTGGTGGGAGTGTATTTTTCTATATCTCTATCAAAACAAACGAAAGTGGGACTACTTTTTTCACAAAAGTAGTTTTGTCCCAGCCTCAAATGATTGAATATCATGTGCGTTTTAACGACAATTTATCTGCACTTTTGGATCCCATGGCGAATAAGCCTCCAAAGATGTATTTTTTTGATTTGGCAGGTGCGTCAGGAGATAGTCAAAATATTTTTGTGGATTCAATCCATTGGCTTTTGCTGTTTCTTGCAGACTCAAGATGGCTGCGTTGGCGTGAGCACCTTCGGTGGTAGCCGCAAACAGCCAGTTCTTCCGCCCCATGACGAGGGATTTTATGCCGCGTTCTGCTAAGTTATTGGAAAGCACTAAGCGACCATCCTTCAGAAAATTCATTACTTTTGCTTCCTGTTTTAATGCGTAGGAAATAGCTGTTCCGATTTTTCCTTTGATCATCGGATTCAGTGTTCGAAGCCACCCAAAAAATTCTTCGAGTTTCGGCTGAACAAACTGCTCCCTTTTTAATTGCCGTTCCTCGACCGTCAGGTCAGCCAGTTTCTTTTCCTCCTGAAAGATAACATCGCATCTTTCCACGGCTAACCGCGAAGTACTTTTCTTTTCTCCTTCTTTGGCGGGAAGAGCATCATAGAATTTCCTTCGAACATGAGCAAAACAGCCAATGGACGTAACATCCGTGAGTTTCCCGTAAGAGGAATACCCATCCGAGTGAAGATACCCTTTGTAACCGGCTAAAAGATTTTCGAGAACCTCGCTTCCTCTGGAAGGCCCATGTTTATAAATGTGTATTTTCTTCTCCGCATACCGTCCCGAGCTGAAGAGCCAGACGTAGTCCTTTGTTCGGTGGCTATCCAAAACATTGAAAGTTGTCTTATCCGCATGAAGCACCTCTTCTTTCAATAAGACTTTCTTCAATAGCTGAACCAACGGTTCAAAATAATACTCACTGGTTTTCTTATGCCCATTGGAAATGTTGGTTCGTTTGATATCGAAATTCATCATCTTCCAATGGGCTTCCTGACGGTAAGTAGGTACTTTTTGTTGAAACTTTTGGTAAATGGTTTCCGCAATAAGAGAAGCAGAAGCGAAAGAGCCACTGAGTGGAGAGCTTTCGGTACTTCAGCTTTTATGAAGATGTTTCTCCGTATTTTTCGCAAGATGGGCAGGAATAGGCCAATCGAATATGCCGATGATTCTCTAAACCGGCAGGAATGTATACGACCTCTTCACGTACGACTTCTTTTCCCATATCTTTCATGGCAGAAGAACATTGAGGACAAGTACAATTCTCTTCACGGTATAGGTGCTCAACGACTGGTAAGTGAGCGATTTTTTCTTTTTGATGACCTTTCTTTTTATGATGACGGACAGTAGTTTCTTCGATTATTTTTTCTTTGCTTTGACCGCCAGTCTGCTCTGGCCAACTAAAAGACGGATCATCCTCAAAGAGGTCCGTTTGGTTGGGATGGACTTTTTCAGGAGACAAAGTCTCCTTTTTGCGTCCAAACAATTGTTGGAGAAGGTACTGGTTCTGTTCGCGTTGAAGGGCCAATTCTTCATGTACGTGTTTGAGTTGTTGTGTTAACTCAGTTAGATTTTGAGCCATTAACTCATTTTGTTGTAAGGCTTTTTCCAACTGCTTTTCTAACGACTTCGACATGAAGAGACCCTTCTTTCTGTTTTTTTCGATAGATTAATTATAATCGGTTTTCATCAGAAAAACTAGCCTAGAAAGGAAATTATTCTCCATTCCAGACTAGTTTTTTACGTCACGATTTCTTCAGTTGCCGGTTGTATGGTAACTTTCTGGTCAATTGACAATCCTTCCAGCAGCCAACGTAGTTGCTGGGAAGTCAGTTGTTTGATTTCTTGTTGATCTCTCGGCCATTTCAAACGGCCATTTTCGAGTCTCTTATATAAAAGAATAAATCCGTCTCTCTCCCAATATAGGGCTTTGAACCGGTCTCTTCTTCCACCGCAAAATAGGAATACGGCATCATCGTAGATATTCATATCGTATTCTTCCACAATTGTTGCAGCTAACCCATCAATTTGCCGGCGCATATCAGTTTTTCCACAAACGATCGATAAATACATTCTTCACTTTAGTAAGGTCAATAATTTTCATAAGCACTCAACTCCAATAAAAGAATATGCACTATCTCTTCTTTGATCTCTTCATAGAGAAATAACTCTGCTCGGGAGAATTTGACACGAGCCACCAATGTAGAGGGGGGAATCCTTCGGCTTAAATGGCGTGGTAGATGGAGCTTTTGAATCACCGGTTAACGTCACTGGGACAATATCTTGTTTTGCTTTCAAAAATAAACCCTCCTGTAAACTTGAATTGTTTCAAGTTTACCAAGAGATTTTGTATTTCGGAAGATACCTTTCTATTAGGCGCTTACAAATAAGAGGTGCTTAATGTCAAAAAAGAACCTTGATTAATCAAGGTTCTTAATACATGAATTTATAGAATTTCATATATTTTCGTTTGTCAAATTAAGTTAGACAGTTCCCACTCATTAATGTAATTTAAAAATACTTCTAACGGTGTCAGATACTGTAAAGATTTTCTTGGGATCTGATTTCTTACTGAAGCGACTGCAGAGACAAAAGATTGATCAACTTGGTTAAAATCCATTTCTTTCGGTAAACCGTCTTTTCGAAGCAGTCCATTAGAATGCTCGTTTAAAGCTCGCTGGGATGGAGTTCCTGGATCAGCAAAGTAAATAGCAACATCATTTAGATTACTAATGGTTTTCCAGTTGGAAAACTCTTTTCCACAATCAAACGTAATGGATTTGAAGAGATTTCTTGGAATACATTGGAACCAGTTGTTTATAGCTTCTTCAACATCTTGTGCTTTACGCCCATTGGGCTTCAAAGTAATAATGGCTTTTGAAATCCGTTCAACCAATGTGATTACAGCACTTTTATGATGAATGCCAACAATAGTGTCTCCTTCTAGATGACCAAACTCGTCTTCAAATTGAGGATAATCCGTTAATCTTTCAGATATATTTCTTTTGAAAGCTTGTTTCCCTCGTTTTTCTTTATGACCGTTTGGTTTACGTTTTCCTTTCATAGGAAGAGTTGTTTGATCAAAGAGCCCTTGTTTGAACTGTCGGTACAAGGTGCGTGAGGAACAAGCGATGAAACTTTCTGCACGACCAATAATCACATCTGGAGTCCATCCTTGAGCAACCATCTTTTGAATATATTCTTGTTGGTCATTGGGTAAGGTAATAGGATGTCGACCGCAGCGCTTCTTATTTTCTTTGTATTGTTTAAAGTAATCAAGAGCCGTGTAACCTTTCCTTAGGAAAGTAACTACGTTATAAATCGTCTGACGTGAACGGCCAATGTAGGTGGCAATTTTCAAAACAGAAATTTTTTGATGGAAATAAGCTTCTATCATTACAAGTTCTTCAGTGGTAAGATGGGTGTAGGTCATTCGTGATCACTCCTATGTTTTCTTTGGTCGGAAATACATTTTGAGTGTACCACGAATGGCTTTTTTATTTGTCTAGCTTAATTTTACAATCGGCGTAATAAAATTAAAGTTATTAAACGCATTGCTTTTGGTTTTAGAATGTAAGCGCAAAATGAACGGGTATCTTTAACAGACCTCAATTTCACTCTATACTTGATTCTATAGTAAACAAGTTGGAGGAATGATGATGAATGAAAAACAAGATATCGTAGCTGTTTCATTGCACCAAACGGGTTCAACCGCTAAAGAACCTGGTAATAAAGTACTACAAAAACCTAAATTAGCGTGTAGAATCAAAGATGTCACGAACAATCGGGATCTTAATATCTACAATGGAATTGACAAGTACATTCTTTACGCTCTTTTGAAGGAACTAGAATGATAGGTTAATCGATTGTTCTAAAGTCA
It contains:
- a CDS encoding IS66 family transposase zinc-finger binding domain-containing protein codes for the protein MSKSLEKQLEKALQQNELMAQNLTELTQQLKHVHEELALQREQNQYLLQQLFGRKKETLSPEKVHPNQTDLFEDDPSFSWPEQTGGQSKEKIIEETTVRHHKKKGHQKEKIAHLPVVEHLYREENCTCPQCSSAMKDMGKEVVREEVVYIPAGLENHRHIRLAYSCPSCEKYGETSS
- a CDS encoding IS30 family transposase, which codes for MTYTHLTTEELVMIEAYFHQKISVLKIATYIGRSRQTIYNVVTFLRKGYTALDYFKQYKENKKRCGRHPITLPNDQQEYIQKMVAQGWTPDVIIGRAESFIACSSRTLYRQFKQGLFDQTTLPMKGKRKPNGHKEKRGKQAFKRNISERLTDYPQFEDEFGHLEGDTIVGIHHKSAVITLVERISKAIITLKPNGRKAQDVEEAINNWFQCIPRNLFKSITFDCGKEFSNWKTISNLNDVAIYFADPGTPSQRALNEHSNGLLRKDGLPKEMDFNQVDQSFVSAVASVRNQIPRKSLQYLTPLEVFLNYINEWELSNLI
- the tnpB gene encoding IS66 family insertion sequence element accessory protein TnpB (TnpB, as the term is used for proteins encoded by IS66 family insertion elements, is considered an accessory protein, since TnpC, encoded by a neighboring gene, is a DDE family transposase.), yielding MYLSIVCGKTDMRRQIDGLAATIVEEYDMNIYDDAVFLFCGGRRDRFKALYWERDGFILLYKRLENGRLKWPRDQQEIKQLTSQQLRWLLEGLSIDQKVTIQPATEEIVT
- a CDS encoding IS3 family transposase, whose product is MYFFERPFVPASFSFSRYLSIRRLRYSNNYRYQWNLKKMTPIQYRRHLQAA